A window of the Malaclemys terrapin pileata isolate rMalTer1 chromosome 6, rMalTer1.hap1, whole genome shotgun sequence genome harbors these coding sequences:
- the F2R gene encoding proteinase-activated receptor 1, translating into MGRQLLLLLLGGLALLGPLLAFSPPANDTTSWNGTHRIRTFASYHKDDAYEHIPLQDIDSDTESDSEVGSGLSSLTKANQTKAQTRFISHDAKRYLTSQWLTRFVPSVYTLVVMLSLPLNITAILVFLIKMKIKKPAIVYMLNLASADVLFVSVLPFKIAYHFSGNNWVFGPEMCRLITAAFYCNMYCSILLMTVISIDRFLAVVYPMQSLSWRTLMRASLICFTIWLIAIVGVIPILITEQTMKISELNITTCHDVLQESELKIYYRNFFSIFSSIFFFVPLIISAVCYVCIIQCLISSNIVAKQSKKTRALLLSAAVFSIFIICFGPTNVLLLIHYISFPYNHQLEYIYFAYLLCACISSVSCCIDPLIYYYASSECQRQVGNLLCCKESPEPTSSGSSGQLMARTSGRDTCSSNLSNSVYSVYRKLLA; encoded by the coding sequence ACACCACTTCCTGGAATGGCACGCACCGGATAAGAACCTTTGCATCTTATCACAAAGATGACGCCTATGAACATATACCTCTTCAAGACATCGACAGTGATACTGAAAGTGATTCAGAAGTTGGATCAGGATTAAGCAGTCTAACTAAAGCCAATCAAACTAAAGCACAAACAAGATTCATCTCTCATGATGCTAAAAGATACCTGACTAGTCAATGGTTGACTCGTTTTGTTCCTTCAGTTTACACTTTAGTGGTTATGCTGAGTCTCCCTCTGAACATCACAGCAATACTTGTGTTCctgataaaaatgaaaattaaaaagccAGCTATAGTATACATGCTGAATCTGGCCTCTGCGGATGTATTGTTTGTAAGTGTCCTTCCTTTTAAGATCGCATACCATTTTTCTGGAAACAACTGGGTGTTTGGACCTGAAATGTGTCGGCTCATCACCGCTGCCTTCTACTGTAATATGTACTGTTCGATACTGCTGATGACTGTTATAAGCATTGATCGTTTCTTAGCCGTGGTGTATCCTATGCAATCTCTCTCATGGCGTACATTAATGCGTGCCTCGTTGATCTGCTTTACAATATGGCTTATAGCCATAGTTGGTGTTATACCCATTCTCATCACAGAGCAAACTATGAAAATATCTGAGTTAAACATTACAACCTGCCATGATGTGCTACAAGAATCTGAACTTAAGATATATTACCGTAATTTCTTCTCCATTTtctcttccattttcttttttgtgccATTAATAATTTCTGCGGTCTGTTATGTGTGTATCATCCAATGTCTTATCTCTTCTAATATTGTTGCAAAACAAAGTAAGAAGACACGTGCTTTACTCTTGTCTGCAGCtgttttctctatttttattatttgttttggaCCAACAAATGTCCTTTTATTAATTCATTACATATCTTTTCCTTACAACCACCAGTTAGAATACATCTATTTTGCCTATCTCCTATGTGCTTGTATCAGCAGTGTAAGCTGCTGCATTGATCCTTTGATTTATTACTATGCTTCGTCTGAGTGTCAGAGACAGGTTGGCAATCTCTTGTGCTGTAAAGAGAGTCCTGAACCTACCAGTAGTGGCAGCAGTGGTCAGTTAATGGCTAGGACCAGTGGAAGGGATACCTGCTCCAGTAATCTGAGTAACAGTGTCTACAGTGTCTACAGGAAGTTGCTAGCATAA